Proteins from a genomic interval of Stenotrophomonas maltophilia:
- a CDS encoding M20/M25/M40 family metallo-hydrolase, whose amino-acid sequence MLAAALAMGGNAGAQQRETVDLDMVSRIRQEAFHRSQVMDTFSYLTERIGPRLTNSPAMGRANAWTRGKFNEWKLDNVHDEAFDDFGRGWEFTSASVEMLGDRVQPLHALPKAWTPGTKGPVEGELVQVEIKKPEDIEKYRGKLRGKILLLGEAREYKRGTEPDSHRHDATSLEGLQEFTLPKDKDATAARAKRVKEYQERQQLAAKVNAFFVEEGALASISISSWDNGIIRVAGGGSRKSGESVGIPELAMISEHFNPLARALEAKQTVRLRVDVAARFTDEADQPGYNTLAEIRGSSKPDEVVMIGAHLDSWHSGTGAADNAAGVAVMMEAMRILKATGAKPKRTIRVALWSGEEQGLIGSQAYVAKHFGRFPEPTDPAQKALPASLREPTGALQKTRDYSKFQVYFNMDNGSGRFRGIYAQENLAAMPIFEAWLAPFHDVGATTVATRNTGSTDHISFDRIGLPGFQFIQDRLDYFTNVHHSHLDTWDHAEPEDLKQAAAIVASFAYNAATREQSFPRKVEP is encoded by the coding sequence ATGCTGGCCGCAGCGCTGGCGATGGGTGGCAACGCAGGGGCGCAGCAGCGCGAGACGGTGGACCTGGACATGGTCAGCCGCATCCGCCAGGAGGCCTTCCACCGTTCGCAGGTGATGGACACTTTCAGCTATCTCACCGAGCGCATCGGCCCGCGCCTGACCAACTCGCCGGCGATGGGCCGCGCCAACGCGTGGACCCGCGGCAAGTTCAACGAATGGAAGCTGGACAACGTCCACGACGAAGCCTTCGACGACTTCGGGCGCGGCTGGGAGTTCACCTCGGCCAGCGTGGAGATGCTGGGTGACCGCGTGCAGCCACTGCATGCGCTGCCCAAGGCCTGGACGCCGGGTACCAAGGGCCCGGTCGAAGGCGAGCTGGTGCAGGTCGAGATCAAGAAGCCTGAAGACATCGAGAAGTACCGCGGCAAGCTGCGCGGCAAGATCCTGCTGCTGGGCGAGGCGCGCGAGTACAAGCGCGGCACCGAGCCCGATTCGCATCGCCACGACGCCACCTCGCTGGAAGGCCTGCAGGAATTCACCCTGCCCAAGGACAAGGACGCCACCGCCGCGCGTGCCAAGCGGGTGAAGGAGTACCAGGAACGCCAGCAGCTGGCGGCCAAGGTCAATGCGTTCTTCGTCGAAGAGGGCGCGCTGGCCTCGATCAGCATCAGCAGCTGGGACAACGGCATCATCCGGGTTGCCGGTGGTGGTTCGCGCAAGTCCGGTGAGTCAGTGGGCATCCCCGAGCTGGCGATGATCAGCGAGCACTTCAATCCGCTGGCGCGCGCGCTGGAGGCCAAGCAGACCGTGCGCCTGCGCGTGGATGTGGCCGCGCGTTTCACCGACGAGGCCGACCAGCCGGGTTACAACACGCTGGCCGAGATCCGTGGCAGCAGCAAGCCCGATGAAGTGGTGATGATCGGCGCGCACCTGGATTCCTGGCACAGCGGTACCGGTGCGGCCGACAACGCGGCCGGCGTGGCGGTGATGATGGAGGCGATGCGCATCCTCAAGGCGACCGGCGCCAAGCCCAAGCGCACCATCCGCGTGGCGCTGTGGAGTGGTGAGGAACAGGGCCTGATCGGCTCGCAGGCCTATGTGGCCAAGCACTTCGGTCGTTTCCCCGAACCCACCGACCCGGCACAGAAGGCGCTGCCGGCCTCGCTGCGCGAGCCCACCGGCGCGCTGCAGAAGACCCGCGATTACAGCAAGTTCCAGGTCTACTTCAACATGGACAACGGCTCGGGCCGTTTCCGTGGCATCTACGCGCAGGAAAACCTGGCGGCGATGCCGATCTTCGAAGCCTGGCTGGCGCCGTTCCATGACGTGGGCGCCACTACCGTGGCGACCCGCAACACCGGCAGCACCGACCACATCAGCTTCGACCGCATCGGCCTGCCGGGCTTCCAGTTCATCCAGGACCGGCTGGACTACTTCACCAACGTCCACCACAGCCACCTGGACACCTGGGACCACGCCGAACCGGAAGACCTGAAGCAGGCCGCGGCCATCGTCGCCTCGTTTGCCTACAACGCCGCAACGCGCGAGCAGTCGTTCCCGCGCAAGGTAGAACCGTAA
- the gltX gene encoding glutamate--tRNA ligase translates to MTCRTRFAPSPTGYLHIGGARTALYCWLEARHRGGEFVLRIEDTDRERSTQGAIDAILEAMEWLGLDYDEGPIYQTDRVARYLEVAEQLVADGKAYYAYETREELDAMREAAMAKQEKPRYNGAARELGLPRKDDPNRVIRFKNPLEGTVVFDDLIKGRIEIANSELDDMVIFRPDGYPTYNFAVVVDDWDMGITEVIRGDDHINNTPRQINLYEGIGAPVPKFGHMPMILDEQGAKLSKRTGAADVMQYKDAGYLPDALLSYLARLGWSHGDQELFSRQELIDLFDVKDCNSKASRLDMAKLGWVNQHFLKTEDVAAIVPHLVYQLQKLGLDVAAGPAPEDVVIALRERVQTLKEMAEKAVVWYQPLTEYDEAAVAKHFKAGAEVALGKARELLAALPEWTAESVGVALHDAAAALEIGMGKVAQPLRVAITGTQVSPDISHTVYLAGREQALKRIDVAITKVATA, encoded by the coding sequence ATGACCTGCCGCACCCGCTTCGCCCCCAGTCCCACCGGCTACCTGCACATCGGTGGTGCCCGCACTGCGCTGTACTGCTGGCTGGAGGCCCGCCACCGTGGCGGCGAGTTCGTGCTGCGCATCGAGGACACCGACCGTGAACGCAGCACCCAGGGCGCGATCGACGCGATCCTGGAGGCGATGGAGTGGCTGGGCCTGGACTATGACGAAGGCCCGATCTACCAGACCGATCGCGTCGCCCGTTACCTGGAAGTGGCCGAGCAGCTGGTGGCCGACGGCAAGGCGTACTACGCCTACGAGACCCGCGAAGAGCTGGACGCGATGCGCGAGGCCGCCATGGCCAAGCAGGAGAAGCCGCGTTACAACGGCGCTGCGCGCGAGCTGGGCCTGCCGCGCAAGGATGACCCGAACCGCGTCATCCGCTTCAAGAACCCGCTGGAAGGTACGGTGGTGTTCGACGACCTGATCAAGGGCCGCATCGAGATCGCCAACAGCGAGCTGGATGACATGGTCATCTTCCGCCCGGACGGCTACCCCACCTACAACTTCGCGGTGGTGGTGGACGACTGGGACATGGGCATCACCGAGGTCATCCGCGGCGACGACCACATCAACAACACCCCGCGCCAGATCAACCTGTACGAGGGCATCGGCGCGCCAGTGCCGAAGTTCGGCCACATGCCGATGATCCTGGACGAGCAGGGCGCCAAGCTGTCCAAGCGCACCGGTGCAGCCGACGTGATGCAGTACAAGGATGCCGGCTACCTGCCGGACGCGCTGCTGAGCTACCTGGCCCGCCTGGGCTGGTCGCACGGTGACCAGGAGCTGTTCAGCCGCCAGGAGCTGATCGACCTGTTCGACGTGAAGGACTGCAATTCCAAGGCCTCGCGCCTGGACATGGCCAAGCTGGGCTGGGTCAACCAGCACTTCCTGAAGACCGAGGACGTGGCCGCGATCGTGCCGCACCTGGTCTACCAGCTGCAGAAGCTGGGCCTGGACGTGGCCGCTGGCCCCGCCCCGGAGGACGTGGTGATCGCCCTGCGTGAACGCGTGCAGACCCTGAAGGAAATGGCCGAGAAGGCCGTGGTCTGGTACCAGCCGCTGACCGAGTACGACGAAGCCGCCGTGGCCAAGCACTTCAAGGCCGGTGCCGAGGTGGCGCTGGGCAAGGCCCGCGAGCTGCTGGCCGCCCTGCCGGAATGGACGGCCGAATCGGTGGGCGTGGCCCTGCACGATGCGGCTGCAGCACTGGAGATCGGCATGGGCAAGGTCGCCCAGCCGCTGCGCGTGGCCATCACCGGCACCCAGGTCAGTCCTGACATTTCCCATACCGTTTACCTGGCCGGCCGCGAGCAGGCCTTGAAACGCATTGATGTGGCCATCACCAAGGTAGCAACGGCCTGA
- a CDS encoding Fur family transcriptional regulator has protein sequence MPAKTATACTAPHHHVHDASDFVAVVERVSRERGLRLTPIRANVLKLIAEAGKPVKAYELLEWVRNGKGVGADAPPTVYRALDFLMANGFVHKLESVNAFVACHHPSSAAHSVPFLICNSCHSAVELEDREIVTQLEKRAKELGFQPQAQTLEVHGLCARCAG, from the coding sequence ATGCCCGCCAAGACCGCCACTGCCTGTACCGCCCCGCACCACCACGTCCACGACGCATCGGATTTCGTGGCGGTGGTCGAGCGCGTCTCGCGCGAACGCGGGCTGCGCCTGACCCCGATCCGCGCCAATGTGCTGAAGCTGATCGCCGAGGCCGGCAAGCCGGTCAAGGCCTACGAGCTGCTGGAGTGGGTGCGCAACGGCAAGGGCGTGGGCGCTGATGCCCCGCCCACCGTTTACCGCGCCCTGGACTTCCTGATGGCCAATGGCTTTGTGCACAAGCTGGAATCGGTGAATGCCTTCGTGGCCTGCCACCATCCCAGCAGCGCCGCGCATTCGGTGCCGTTCCTGATCTGCAACAGCTGCCACAGCGCGGTGGAACTGGAAGACCGCGAGATCGTCACCCAGCTGGAGAAGCGCGCCAAGGAGCTGGGTTTCCAGCCGCAGGCGCAGACCCTGGAAGTACACGGCCTCTGCGCGCGCTGCGCCGGCTAA
- a CDS encoding HlyD family secretion protein, with protein sequence MPPVPPRPDDTDNVSPPPPTDAAPAPTPVEPAVAPKYLKPSARSVVVMVVVALLGIALILRAWHLWPFTSTVMVTDNAYVRGQITVMAPQVNGYVTEVLVKDFQHVREGEPLLRIDDRIYAQRVAQAQATLDSARAALANSDQSQAQNRAQIASAQATLSAGQAELQRSRNETRRYEELAAQQLVSINDRDKFRTTQASAQASVQQSQAQIRIAEETLVSTQVARKSLEAQVESAQAQLELARIDLANTVIHAPRDGQISEASVRVGQYVAAGSQLLFLVPDTLWVVANYKEGQTWGMAIGQPATFSVDAFQGQVLRGRVQEIAPATGSEFSVLRPDNASGNFTKVVQRLPVRISINGNQELAKQLRPGMSVIVRVDTRSKPMD encoded by the coding sequence ATGCCTCCCGTCCCGCCCCGCCCCGACGACACCGACAACGTTTCCCCTCCGCCGCCGACGGACGCGGCCCCCGCGCCCACGCCAGTCGAACCCGCCGTGGCGCCGAAGTACCTCAAGCCCAGCGCACGCAGCGTGGTGGTGATGGTAGTGGTGGCACTGCTGGGCATCGCGCTGATTCTGCGCGCGTGGCATCTGTGGCCGTTCACCAGCACGGTGATGGTGACCGACAACGCGTATGTGCGCGGGCAGATCACGGTGATGGCGCCACAGGTGAACGGCTACGTGACAGAAGTGCTGGTGAAGGACTTCCAGCACGTAAGGGAGGGCGAGCCGCTGCTGCGCATCGATGATCGCATCTACGCGCAGCGTGTCGCCCAGGCGCAGGCGACGCTGGACAGCGCACGCGCAGCACTGGCCAACTCCGACCAATCGCAGGCGCAGAACCGTGCGCAGATTGCCTCCGCGCAGGCTACGCTGTCGGCCGGGCAAGCCGAACTGCAGCGCTCGCGCAACGAGACCAGGCGCTACGAGGAACTGGCCGCGCAACAGCTGGTATCGATCAACGACCGCGACAAGTTCCGCACCACCCAGGCCTCGGCGCAGGCCAGCGTGCAGCAGTCGCAGGCGCAGATCCGCATCGCCGAGGAAACGCTGGTGTCGACCCAGGTGGCGCGCAAGAGCCTGGAGGCCCAGGTGGAAAGCGCGCAGGCGCAGCTGGAACTGGCGCGCATCGATCTGGCCAACACGGTGATCCACGCGCCGCGCGACGGCCAGATCAGCGAAGCCAGCGTGCGCGTGGGCCAGTACGTCGCCGCCGGTTCGCAGCTGCTGTTCCTGGTACCTGACACGCTGTGGGTGGTGGCCAACTACAAGGAAGGCCAGACCTGGGGCATGGCGATCGGCCAGCCGGCCACGTTCTCGGTGGACGCGTTCCAGGGCCAGGTGTTGCGGGGTCGCGTGCAGGAGATCGCGCCGGCTACCGGGTCGGAGTTCAGCGTGCTGCGCCCGGACAATGCCAGCGGCAACTTCACCAAGGTGGTGCAGCGGCTGCCGGTTCGGATTTCAATCAACGGGAATCAGGAGCTGGCAAAGCAGCTGCGCCCCGGCATGTCGGTGATCGTGCGGGTGGATACCCGCTCCAAGCCGATGGACTAG
- a CDS encoding MFS transporter — MVQPYLKPVPDWEEHEKPTMPGSASMPWHPPYRRLAYALVSLLVAITGGLGNALVTANLPFLQGQLALTPTQGSWLVAAYAMVNVTANLLAFKFRQQYGIRLFAEIGLGLYAALAVLHLFVGSFETTMLTRAASGFAGAACSTLGTLYMLQALPRRFTGNLLVVGVGLSQLAVPIAWIVSPGLVDTGQWHQLYSFEAGLALCAFAAVVLLKLPPGIQVKAFEPLDFLTFALLAPAVALLVIVLAQGYTRWWLNTPWLGWALVASIVLSTAAFIIEHYRRNPLLQIRWLSKLPVLHFIVGAFLIRFLTTEQSYGVVNLMRTLGMGPDQMRPLFVVILAGVVTGIAGASLTFGPKRLIAQLLMAILLLGAAAFFDQHRTSMDRPHDFYASQFLASVGAGMFMGPLIMLGISAALKQGVDHMITFLVTLSITQTLGGLAGSAVLGTFQLHREQLYSSALTSQLDPADPVVAQRLRIQQQLYAAQITDPVLRSAQGSAQLAQTTRREANVRGFNDAFTLSGWLAIGFLCWLLLLSLRTAVLKQWRKRHPALPTVAAPAASR; from the coding sequence ATGGTCCAGCCGTATCTGAAGCCGGTTCCGGATTGGGAGGAGCACGAGAAGCCGACCATGCCCGGTTCGGCTTCGATGCCCTGGCACCCACCGTACCGTCGGTTGGCCTATGCACTGGTATCGCTGCTGGTGGCGATCACCGGCGGCCTTGGCAATGCGCTGGTCACCGCCAACCTGCCGTTCCTGCAGGGCCAGCTGGCACTGACCCCGACCCAGGGCAGCTGGCTGGTGGCCGCGTATGCAATGGTCAACGTCACGGCCAACCTGCTGGCCTTCAAGTTCCGCCAGCAGTACGGCATCCGCCTGTTCGCCGAGATCGGGCTCGGCCTGTACGCAGCGCTGGCGGTGCTGCACCTGTTCGTCGGCAGCTTCGAGACCACGATGCTGACCCGCGCCGCCAGCGGCTTCGCCGGCGCGGCCTGTTCGACACTGGGCACGCTGTACATGCTGCAGGCGCTGCCGCGGCGGTTCACCGGCAATCTGCTGGTGGTCGGCGTCGGTCTTTCGCAGCTGGCGGTGCCGATCGCCTGGATCGTGTCGCCAGGCCTGGTCGATACCGGCCAGTGGCACCAGCTGTACTCCTTCGAAGCCGGCCTGGCCCTGTGTGCGTTCGCGGCGGTGGTGCTGCTGAAGCTGCCGCCCGGCATCCAGGTGAAGGCCTTCGAGCCATTGGACTTCCTCACCTTTGCCCTGCTCGCACCGGCCGTCGCGCTGCTGGTGATCGTGCTGGCACAGGGCTACACCCGCTGGTGGCTCAACACTCCGTGGCTGGGCTGGGCATTGGTTGCCTCGATCGTGCTGTCCACCGCCGCCTTCATCATCGAGCACTACCGGCGCAATCCGCTGCTGCAGATCCGTTGGCTGTCGAAGCTGCCGGTGCTGCACTTCATCGTCGGCGCGTTCCTGATCCGCTTCCTCACCACCGAGCAATCCTACGGCGTGGTCAACCTGATGCGCACGCTGGGCATGGGGCCTGACCAGATGCGCCCGCTGTTCGTAGTGATCCTCGCGGGCGTGGTCACCGGCATCGCCGGTGCATCGCTGACCTTCGGCCCGAAGCGGCTGATCGCCCAGCTGCTGATGGCGATCCTGCTGCTGGGTGCCGCCGCGTTCTTCGACCAGCACCGCACCAGCATGGATCGGCCGCACGACTTCTACGCCAGCCAGTTCCTGGCCTCGGTCGGTGCCGGTATGTTCATGGGACCGTTGATCATGCTCGGCATTTCCGCCGCGCTGAAACAGGGCGTGGACCACATGATCACCTTCCTGGTGACGCTCTCGATCACGCAGACACTGGGCGGCCTGGCCGGTTCGGCGGTGCTCGGTACCTTCCAGTTGCATCGCGAGCAGCTGTACTCCAGCGCGCTGACCAGCCAGCTCGACCCGGCCGACCCGGTGGTGGCGCAGCGCCTGCGCATCCAGCAGCAGCTGTACGCCGCCCAGATCACCGATCCGGTGCTGCGCAGCGCGCAGGGCAGCGCGCAGCTGGCGCAGACCACGCGCCGCGAAGCCAACGTACGCGGCTTCAATGATGCGTTCACGCTGAGCGGCTGGTTGGCCATCGGCTTCCTGTGCTGGTTGCTGCTGCTTTCGCTGCGCACCGCCGTGCTCAAGCAATGGCGCAAGCGCCATCCCGCCCTTCCCACTGTGGCCGCGCCGGCCGCGTCCCGTTGA
- a CDS encoding TetR/AcrR family transcriptional regulator: MTAQRADAAARRALILDAADHVFGQHGVTAPLDLVVERAQVGRATLYRNFPDRTALIQALLQRTVDRIRRQVEQLGDRGDALFEVFEGMAQRIIDSPALADYWRAVDSDVPAMRTARETVRDLLEEPIARAKAAGLCRADLEKTDISLISGMLGAALRGKTRDERAQLAGRALQLLRGGLQGATSEAR; encoded by the coding sequence ATGACCGCCCAACGTGCCGATGCCGCTGCCCGCCGTGCCCTCATCCTCGACGCCGCCGATCATGTCTTCGGCCAACACGGCGTCACTGCCCCGCTGGACCTGGTGGTCGAACGCGCCCAGGTGGGCCGCGCCACCCTGTACCGCAACTTCCCCGACCGCACCGCGCTGATCCAGGCGCTGCTGCAGCGTACGGTCGACCGTATCCGGCGCCAGGTCGAACAGCTCGGCGACCGTGGCGACGCCCTGTTCGAGGTGTTCGAGGGCATGGCCCAGCGCATCATCGACTCACCGGCACTGGCCGATTACTGGCGCGCGGTGGATTCGGACGTGCCAGCCATGCGCACCGCACGCGAAACCGTGCGCGACCTGCTGGAGGAGCCGATCGCCCGCGCCAAGGCGGCCGGCCTTTGCCGGGCCGATCTGGAAAAGACGGATATTTCACTGATCTCGGGCATGCTGGGGGCAGCCCTGCGCGGCAAGACCCGCGACGAGCGTGCCCAGTTGGCCGGGCGTGCCCTGCAGCTGCTGCGCGGGGGTCTCCAGGGAGCAACCAGCGAGGCCCGCTGA
- a CDS encoding TonB-dependent receptor, with amino-acid sequence MPARTPRLKPHSLALALTALLPTVAFAASEDDSHRDRHLTELSSVQVTASPLQGDAESLARPVEVLAGERLDEQKAGTLGDTVAKLPGVQSTFFGPGVGRPIIRGQEGPRVAVLSNGMGNMDASTVSADHATSIEPFLADQIEVLKGPATLLFGSGAIGGAVNVVDGRIARELPERPLSGRAELRGNSVNNERSGMFRLDGVSGNVVLHVDGLVRNGDDYRIPGYAVIDSLEDHHDHDHDHDAAEGEEPRRGRLDNSSIRTRAGGVGATWLGDGGYFGVSASTYRTNYGIPNGAHVHADGDDHGHDHGHDHGDEEEGGDEHDVRIDMVQNRFETKAGIYNPVSFLKNINARVAYTDYEHVELEAGTPSTRFTNRGIEARLEAVQQQIGGWDGAFGLQFGNSDFGAKGEEAFVPDTGTKNIGLFVLQEKQFGPFKLELGGRHDQVKLDPTGDYRRRTFGATNLSAAGIWKLNDAVDLRIGVDSSERAPTNEELYAAGAHIATRSLEIGDGNLKTERGQRVELGIHTHSERLDFSASVYQTKFKDFIYLAETGITEGLPVRTWTQQDAVFRGAEAEALVHLFEGGAGDWDLRLFGDYVKAKLDGSGSRNLDIAVPHGDHNHNYTVELANTGYLPRIAPARVGADLRWSKDGWRASVGAVRYSRQKDVAQNEAPSDGYTLVDAHLAYRWDRNASNSYEVFLDGSNLTNREVRPHTSLLRDYSPLPGRGVAFGIRAFF; translated from the coding sequence ATGCCCGCCCGTACCCCGCGGTTGAAGCCGCATTCCCTCGCCCTGGCCCTCACCGCCCTGCTTCCGACCGTTGCCTTCGCCGCCAGCGAAGACGATTCCCATCGTGACCGCCACCTGACTGAACTGTCGTCGGTGCAGGTCACCGCCTCGCCGCTGCAGGGCGACGCCGAATCGCTGGCGCGCCCGGTGGAGGTACTGGCCGGTGAACGCCTGGACGAGCAGAAGGCCGGCACCCTCGGCGATACCGTGGCCAAGCTGCCCGGCGTGCAGAGCACCTTCTTCGGTCCCGGCGTCGGCCGCCCGATCATCCGCGGCCAGGAAGGCCCGCGCGTGGCCGTGCTGTCCAACGGCATGGGCAACATGGATGCCTCCACCGTCAGCGCCGACCATGCCACCAGCATCGAGCCGTTCCTGGCCGACCAGATCGAGGTCCTGAAAGGCCCGGCCACCCTGCTGTTCGGCAGCGGCGCCATCGGTGGTGCGGTCAATGTGGTCGATGGGCGCATCGCGCGCGAACTGCCGGAGCGCCCGCTCAGCGGCCGCGCCGAGCTGCGCGGCAATTCGGTGAACAACGAACGCAGCGGCATGTTCCGCCTCGATGGCGTCAGCGGCAACGTCGTCCTGCACGTGGACGGCCTGGTGCGCAACGGCGACGACTACCGCATTCCCGGTTACGCGGTGATCGACAGCCTTGAAGATCATCATGACCACGATCACGACCATGATGCGGCCGAGGGCGAAGAACCGCGCCGCGGCCGCCTCGACAACAGCTCGATCCGCACCCGCGCCGGTGGCGTCGGCGCAACGTGGCTGGGCGACGGCGGCTACTTCGGCGTATCGGCCAGCACCTACCGCACCAACTATGGCATTCCCAATGGCGCGCACGTGCACGCCGATGGTGATGATCATGGCCATGACCACGGTCACGACCATGGCGACGAAGAGGAAGGCGGCGACGAGCATGACGTGCGCATCGACATGGTGCAGAACCGCTTCGAGACCAAGGCCGGCATCTACAACCCGGTCTCGTTCCTGAAGAACATCAACGCACGCGTGGCCTACACCGATTACGAACACGTGGAGCTGGAAGCCGGCACGCCGTCGACCCGCTTCACCAACCGCGGCATCGAAGCGCGCCTGGAAGCGGTGCAGCAGCAGATCGGCGGATGGGACGGCGCCTTCGGCCTGCAGTTCGGCAACAGTGATTTCGGCGCCAAGGGCGAAGAGGCGTTCGTGCCGGATACCGGCACGAAGAACATCGGCCTGTTCGTGCTGCAGGAAAAGCAGTTCGGCCCGTTCAAGCTGGAACTGGGCGGCCGCCACGACCAGGTCAAGCTGGACCCGACCGGTGACTACCGCCGTCGCACGTTCGGCGCCACCAACCTGTCTGCCGCTGGCATCTGGAAGCTCAACGATGCCGTTGACCTGCGCATCGGCGTGGACAGCTCCGAGCGCGCACCGACCAACGAAGAGCTGTATGCCGCCGGCGCGCACATCGCCACCCGTTCGCTGGAAATCGGCGACGGCAACCTGAAGACCGAGCGCGGCCAGCGCGTGGAACTGGGCATCCATACCCACAGCGAACGCCTGGACTTCTCCGCGTCGGTCTATCAGACGAAGTTCAAGGACTTCATCTACCTGGCCGAAACCGGCATCACCGAGGGCCTGCCGGTGCGTACCTGGACGCAGCAGGACGCGGTGTTCCGCGGTGCCGAGGCCGAAGCGCTGGTGCACCTGTTCGAAGGCGGCGCCGGTGACTGGGATCTGCGCCTGTTCGGTGACTACGTGAAGGCCAAGCTGGATGGCAGCGGCAGCCGCAACCTGGACATCGCCGTGCCGCATGGCGACCACAACCACAACTACACGGTGGAGCTGGCCAACACCGGCTACCTGCCGCGCATCGCCCCGGCCCGTGTCGGCGCCGACCTGCGCTGGTCGAAGGACGGTTGGCGCGCTTCGGTCGGTGCGGTGCGCTACAGCCGCCAGAAGGATGTCGCCCAGAACGAGGCACCGAGCGACGGCTACACCCTGGTCGACGCGCATCTGGCCTACCGCTGGGACCGCAACGCCAGCAACAGCTACGAGGTGTTCCTGGATGGCAGCAACCTGACCAACCGCGAAGTGCGCCCGCATACCTCGCTGCTGCGCGACTACTCGCCGCTGCCGGGCCGTGGCGTCGCATTCGGCATCCGCGCGTTCTTCTGA
- a CDS encoding MerC domain-containing protein: MSLSSRLRHLLDRFGATGSMLCAVHCAVIPVLLAAAPSLGLSFWLSDGVEQALVVFVTLLGLFSLVWGYRRHGALRALGFLIPGLVALWAGVLYDPLHHNAVPHAVVMTVGGLLVGVAHLVNLRLNHGHVHDASCAH; encoded by the coding sequence ATGTCCCTGTCCTCACGCCTGCGCCACCTGCTCGACCGTTTCGGCGCCACTGGTTCGATGCTGTGCGCGGTGCATTGCGCGGTGATTCCGGTGCTGCTGGCCGCAGCGCCTTCGTTGGGCCTGTCGTTCTGGCTGAGCGACGGCGTGGAACAGGCGCTGGTGGTGTTCGTGACCCTGCTGGGGCTGTTCAGCCTGGTCTGGGGCTACCGTCGCCACGGCGCGCTGCGTGCGCTGGGCTTCCTGATTCCCGGCCTGGTCGCATTGTGGGCCGGCGTGCTGTACGACCCGTTGCACCACAATGCGGTGCCGCACGCGGTGGTGATGACCGTCGGCGGCCTGCTGGTGGGTGTGGCCCATCTGGTCAACCTGCGCCTCAACCACGGTCACGTGCACGACGCCAGCTGCGCGCACTAG
- a CDS encoding 30S ribosomal protein THX produces the protein MGKGDRKTAKGKRYNASYGNARSHTASKVAVGAAAPVAKKTVAKAPAKKAVAKKAVAKA, from the coding sequence ATGGGTAAGGGTGACCGCAAGACCGCCAAGGGCAAGCGCTACAACGCCAGCTACGGCAACGCCCGTTCGCACACCGCGAGCAAGGTCGCCGTAGGCGCCGCTGCTCCGGTTGCCAAGAAGACCGTGGCCAAGGCTCCGGCGAAGAAGGCTGTGGCGAAGAAGGCCGTCGCCAAGGCCTGA